Proteins from one Malaya genurostris strain Urasoe2022 chromosome 2, Malgen_1.1, whole genome shotgun sequence genomic window:
- the LOC131431238 gene encoding general transcription factor IIF subunit 1: MSGPSGHSSASSSAAGSSSSGPPVSVQEFSIRVPKNLKKKHHVMRFNATLNVDFTQWRAVKMERENNLKEFKGFEEDMPKFGAGSEFNRDLREEARRKRYGIIAKKYRPEAQPWILKAGGKKDGKKFRGIREGGVGENAAFYVFTHAPDGAIEAYPLHEWYNFQPIQRYKALSAEEAEQEFSKRKKVMNYFSLMLRKRMKGDDDTVEDPEEAKAKKGGTGKAKDLKISDMDEWIDSDELSSSDDDDEGKSKEKDSDEETDKKAKNKKKALAESKKKKRDVDEEALEESDDGDEEGRELDYISDSSESESEPEGKANKELKSVAEEDALRKLLTSDEDSEDEDKKSEEEDSKKEDDKNAKSKEKEKEAKDKESKDSKKKKKNKKKKKSENDKKDSSSGSSSDSSDSEGENSNSKQKKKHKKDKEGFASNLSSANNSRSASPSMNQLEGNKRKMAGSNMPTADLTGSDNSNSPMSTPAKKTKMDSALALPPTFTGLVSSNSKDDYGITEEAVRRYLMRKPMTTTELLTKFKNKKTGVSSEKLVETMTAILKKINPVKQTIQGKMYLSIKVPK; encoded by the exons ATGAGTGGTCCATCC GGTCATTCATCCGCAAGCAGCTCAGCTGCCGGCAGTAGCTCTTCCGGTCCACCCGTTTCGGTGCAAGAATTCTCAATACGGGTTCCTAAAAATCTGAAGAAAAAACACCATGTGATGCGTTTCAATGCAACGTTGAATGTGGATTTTACCCAATGGCGTGCGGTCAAGATGGAACGTGAGAACAATTTGAAGGAATTCAAAGGGTTTGAAGAGGACATGCCGAAATTCGGCGCTGGATCTGAATTCAATCGTGACCTGCGAGAGGAAGCTCGCCGTAAGCGGTATGGTATAATAGCCAAAAAGTATCGGCCGGAGGCTCAGCCTTGGATTTTGAAAGCAGGTGGTAAGAAAGATGGTAAAAAATTCCGTGGAATTCGAGAGGGTGGTGTGGGTGAGAATGCTGCTTTCTACGTATTCACCCATGCACCTGATGGTGCTATCGAGGCGTATCCGTTACACGAGTGGTACAATTTCCAACCGATACAGCGTTACAAAGCACTATCGGCAGAGGAAGCGGAACAGGAGTTCAGCAAAAGGAAGAAGGTTATGAATTATTTCTCGTTGATGTTACGAAAACGTATGAAGGGTGATGATGATACGGTAGAAGATCCAGAAGAAGCAAAAGCTAAGAAAGGTGGAACTGGAAAAGCGAAGGATTTGAAGATCAGTGATATGGACGAATGGATTGACTCGGACGAGTTGAGTTCGTCGGATGACGATGACGAAGGAAAATCAAAGGAAAAGGATAGCGACGAAGAGACCGacaaaaaggcaaaaaataaaaagaaagcgCTGGCAGAAAGTAAGAAGAAGAAGCGTGACGTAGATGAGGAAGCATTGGAAGAGTCAGATGACGGCGACGAAGAGGGGCGAGAGTTGGACTATATTTCCGATTCCTCGGAAAGCGAATCGGAGCCGGAAGGCAAGGCAAACAAGGAACTTAAATCGGTCGCCGAAGAGGATGCTCTGCGTAAGTTACTTACCTCAGACGAAGACTCAGAGGATGAGGATAAGAAATCCGAAGAGGAGGACAGTAAAAAAGAGGATGACAAGAATGCTAAATCCAAGGAAAAGGAGAAAGAAGCTAAGGATAAAGAATCGAAAGAttcgaagaaaaagaagaagaacaagaagaagaagaaatcgGAGAACGACAAAAAGGATTCCTCCAGTGGGTCCAGTTCTGATAGTTCTGATTCGGAGGGTGAAAACAGTAATTCCAAGCAGAAAAAGAAACATAAGAAAGACAAGGAAGGATTTGCATCGAATCTGTCCAGCGCCAACAATTCTCGTTCGGCGTCCCCGAGTATGAACCAGCTGGAGGGGAATAAACGAAAGATGGCTGGTTCCAACATGCCAACGGCGGATCTGACCGGTTCGGACAATAGTAACAGTCCGATGTCGACACCGGCCAAGAAAACCAAAATGGACTCAGCTCTGGCGTTGCCTCCGACCTTCACCGGACTTGTTAGCTCCAACAGCAAGGA CGACTATGGCATTACCGAGGAAGCCGTCCGACGATATCTGATGCGCAAACCGATGACCACAACTGAGCTGCTAA